A window from Citrus sinensis cultivar Valencia sweet orange chromosome 5, DVS_A1.0, whole genome shotgun sequence encodes these proteins:
- the LOC127902242 gene encoding uncharacterized protein LOC127902242: protein MSNRKRKLIVDEGDEESGDSGLNVPIPIDYLGPSSSVGPSHGRDTLEYPRPLVISPSPELELVGNRGGPASSSGENHSSGGVGVPEGVNDGEGSNSGPSRPAQKRNLGHRVEADSYPIDFMACATTPTDLFKLRNLYNIPNDVLLVVPGKGDVPVGLRRESWGLIGGLEDRPLLQVENALVNASTCQDLLSPTNLVGSGLVDIAAGMDNKILSAMSRKRGRAPSSSSNPPPPPKKPTVGPSKAPVPVLPPPPPRKSGGEKTSDKSPEISLQSGDRSSSLPSRDQGDYLSPYQKDYKKSVGPKMVKDIESMSLSELAASVQRVSFRLATMVSCYKTGSARHEKKLQADNQELKRKAESADRSKEKLAELNKQITELEEKVAIAESTSYKLEGELSDLKSDLQATQSERDTLRTALEGEIKSLSDQLAEEKGKSADVDDRLDAEYDSGVAFSYKCIMSVLTEEYPELDMSKLETGVERYMAGAGQGDKEQGEQDRVEVPSDGVEEGDAGGRTFEVGQGSMPPPPGIADLPPPDVADPSLPGLADPSAAGAVDSAKL from the exons ATGTCAAATCGGAAGAGGAAGTTAATTGTTGATGAGGGTGATGAAGAGTCAGGGGACTCAGGCCTTAATGTGCCAATACCCATTGATTACTTAGGCCCCTCCAGCAGTGTAGGTCCTTCCCATGGCAGGGATACCCTTGAATACCCACGCCCTTTGGTTATCTCTCCTTCCCCCGAACTAGAGCTTGTAGGGAATAGAGGTGGACCTGCGTCGAGCTCTGGTGAGAATCACAGTTCTGGTGGGGTTGGAGTCCCTGAAGGAGTTAATGATGGTGAGGGGAGCAATTCCGGACCGAGCAGACCTGCTCAGAAAAGGAACCTAGGCCATAGGGTGGAGGCCGATTCCTACCCTATTGATTTCATGGCTTGTGCCACCACCCCCACCGATCTATTTAAACTTAGGAATCTCTACAACATCCCCAACGATGTTCTTCTTGTAGTCCCTGGGAAGGGTGACGTTCCAGTCGGCCTCCGCCGGG AGTCATGGGGTTTGATCGGGGGGCTTGAAGATCGACCCTTGCTTCAGGTGGAAAATGCTCTGGTGAACGCTTCTACTTGTCAAGACCTCCTGTCTCCAACAAACTTGGTCGGTTCGGGCCTAGTGGATATAGCCGCTGGAATGGATAACAAGATCCTCAGCGCGATGAGCAGGAAGCGTGGTCGGGCCCCGAGCAGCTCCAGCaaccctcctcctcctccgaAGAAACCTACCGTCGGTCCTTCCAAGGCGCCTGTTCCTGTTCTGCCTCCTCCTCCACCTCGTAAGAGTGGTGGGGAGAAAACCTCTGACAAGAGTCCTGAGATCAGCTTGCAATCTGGGGACCGATCTTCTTCTCTCCCATCTCGGGATCAAGGTGATTACCTGAGTCCATATCAGAAGGATTATAAAAAATCAGTTGGGCCTAAGATGGTGAAGGACATCGAGAGCATGAGCCTCTCCGAGTTGGCTGCTTCTGTTCAGAGAGTCTCCTTCAGGCTGGCCACAATGGTCTCGTGCTACAAGACCGGGTCCGCGCGTCATGAGAAGAAGCTTCAAGCTGACAATCAGGAGTTGAAAAGGAAAGCTGAATCTGCTGACCGCTCCAAGGAGAAACTAGCCGAGCTAAACAAGCAGATTACGGAGCTGGAGGAGAAAGTTGCGATTGCTGAGTCCACTTCCTACAAGCTTGAGGGCGAGTTGAGTGATCTAAAGTCTGATCTTCAGGCTACTCAAAGTGAGAGAGATACTCTGAGGACCGCCCTTGAGGGAGAGATCAAATCCCTGAGTGACCAGCTGGCTGAAGAGAAAGGCAAATCCGCTGATGTGGACGATCGGCTGGATGCTGAGTATGACTCCGGGGTTGCTTTCAGCTATAAGTGCATCATGTCTGTGCTCACGGAAGAATACCCCGAGCTCGATATGAGCAAGCTGGAGACTGGGGTGGAGAGATATATGGCTGGGGCCGGCCAGGGAGATAAGGAGCAGGGTGAGCAGGATCGGGTGGAGGTTCCTTCGGATGGGGTGGAAGAGGGGGATGCTGGGGGACGCACTTTCGAAGTGGGTCAAGGGTCCATGCCTCCTCCTCCCGGTATTGCTGATCTCCCACCTCCTGATGTTGCTGATCCCTCACTTCCCGGGCTCGCTGATCCTTCAGCCGCTGGAGCCGTTGACTCTGCTAAGCTTTGA